The proteins below are encoded in one region of Aequorivita iocasae:
- a CDS encoding DUF6520 family protein: MKNFRKKWLLPLAVFAIAIAGAFASNSMENVNADPTGYIDAPLPCKVSVDCSLTGGPVCRNASLQQAFGWNSMHTACNEIRFKP, encoded by the coding sequence ATGAAAAATTTTCGAAAAAAGTGGCTATTGCCACTCGCAGTTTTTGCCATTGCTATTGCCGGTGCATTCGCCAGTAATTCAATGGAAAATGTCAATGCAGACCCAACGGGGTATATTGATGCCCCGTTGCCTTGTAAAGTTTCTGTAGACTGTTCTTTAACAGGAGGGCCAGTATGTAGAAATGCATCGCTACAACAAGCATTTGGTTGGAATAGCATGCATACTGCATGCAACGAGATACGATTTAAACCTTGA